The Oncorhynchus mykiss isolate Arlee chromosome Y, USDA_OmykA_1.1, whole genome shotgun sequence genomic sequence catgacaatgatcgcaaacacaccgcccgggcaacgaaggagtggcttcgtaagaagcatttcaaggtcctggagttgcctagccagtctccagatctcaaccccatagaaaatctttggagggagttgaaagtccgtgttgcccagcaacagccccaaaacatcactgctctagaggagatctgcatggaggaatgggccaaaataccagcaacagtgtgtgaaaaccttgtgaagacttacagaaaacatttgacctctgccattgccaacaaagggtatataacaaagtattgagaaatgtttgttattgaccaaatacttattttccaccatcatttgcaaataaattcataaaaaatcctacagtgtgattttcaggattttttttttctctcatttttgtctgtcatagtgtacctagtgtacctatgatgaaaatgacaggcctctcatctttttaattgggagaacttgcacaattggtggctgactaaataattttttgccccactgtaacattAGCTGGATGATGCAAGAATAGGGGGATGGTGGCATTGGTGAGCAAAGAAATCGGTTTTTATTCACCTGGTACACAATTTGTTGGAGTTTGTTTCTGTACACTTTCCTGCATAGTGTGTCTGTGCACTTTTGTATGGATGCGTTCAAACACTTAGTCCCAAGTGCAGTTGCGTCTTTGTCTCGCAGACTTGAGAGGCGTTTGTTTGCTACCTCAAGGTTCGCTGACATGCAGGCCGTAGAGCTGTCTGTGTGGGAGTTGAGTGGTGGGAAGTGACCACTCTATTGTTTAGCGTGTGTGGGTGGTTGGAGGAGTGCGAGCGGGATGACTAATGTACAATGAGTATATTGCAATGTTGCATGAACACCAAACATATGGCAATTATAAAACCAGCATTAGGGTGCTACTTTTTATTTAGTGTTATTTGCATACAGATCCTTCACATTTCTCGCGCTGGTCATTTGATTCCAGACAGCAGAAAAGTGAGTATTTTTGTAATGCTGCCTGGTACGCCAGAAGTGGGTgtactatttattttttaaattctacaAGAGATTCTTGCTGGGTTATGTGTTCAAGCTCTGTAATGTGCCGAAGTGATACTGTGCACAGTATGTGTCTTGGCACAAGATGTGTATGCATCTAGTCTGCCTCTGTGTTCTGTCATGAGCTGATGGAGTGATGGttccctctatctcctccctcaGTTCCATTGCATCAACACAACAGCTGCTGGAGTTGCAGCCGCAGCTGGCTTTACAGAAATCTGTCTCCAATCTCCAGAAGACCACACCGGTAGCCAGTCAGGAGGTGGGTTTGGCCTCTCTACTTTTTATCTTCTACAGCTTGTGGTTTCTTATTGTATTGTTTTTATTGGAATTGTGTTTTTCAAGTTAATTAAAATTCCTTCCTTTCTACAGAGCACAAACACAAGTGGACCAAAGCAATGGGCCCATCTAAATGGAAAGGCCGTAGAACTAGATGGTGAGTTAGAATGGGAAACCCAACTGCTTAAAATCACTGTGTCTGTGGTCAACTGATGGATTTGCTATCAGACCTCTGACATACGCCAATTTACTGCATGTCTCCACCACACCTCATAATGATTCTCCAGCAGcctctgttttattttttacttctctGACTGACAGCTGTGCCACTTGTTTTCATGGCAATGGCAGGTTTAAGGGCCTCAAACCGACTGCAGCCCTTCTCTCACGAGGAATTTCCAACGCTGAAGGCTGCTGGGGAACAGGACAAGGCTGGCAAGGAAAGAAGCACCTTCGATCCGTCGTATGGGCCCGGACCAAGCCTCCGCCCCCAGAGTGAGTCCAGTGAACAATGGCTGTGGTGGCACAAAAATTGACTGAAGTTCAAAAGTGGCCCAAATGTCTCCCAGCAAAGTTGCTAATAATCTAACAAGTGCCATGGGAAAATATTGTACACATACTTTAAAACAACTGAATACGCTGCAATTTCGCCACTTAACTCTTATACCACGGCCTTGTTTTCTCAAATTTGTTTTCCTCTTGTCTCTCCAGATGTGACAAGTTGGAGGGAGGGTGGTGGGAGGAACCTTGTGCCCTCATCCCTGCCGGCCGGCCTGCCTTCAGAGACCGAGGGCAAGGCCAGCGGCGTGGCTGAGACTGGGAgctccccccctcctcttcccccctctgcctcctctattctctctgccCCCATGGTTAGTCCCACCACTGCCACCATTGTCAGCACCCCTCCAGCCCTGGAGCCCAAGGAGATTTCTCTGCGCCCCGCCCAGCCACTCCGCAGGCCCGCCCCCCCTGCCATGAGCCATCAccaccctaccaccaccacctaccaCGACATGCTGCCTGCCTTTGTATGTAGCACAGTACTACTCTCCATTTATTTTCACTTTATGACACCATAATGCAAGATTCTTTTCTGACTGTATGCTTTTTGGCCATTGGTTTTCAGATGTGCCCCAAAGAGACTTGTGATGCTCCCGGCACTGCTGAACACACTGGCCCTGTCACTGTGGTCGCCCCAGTCCGCTTTGACAACAGGCCCACCTTCAGGCAGCCCTACCCCAATAACAACCAAGAGCCTGTCAAGTAAGTAGTCACCTGCATATGCCCACTGTCTGGAAGTGTGAGCAATGCTCAGTTAAAATTATCATGAATTATTTAAAAAGGATAATACAAATGCTGGGAATATTTTATTTTActtagcaaaaaaataaatgcagACTTCTCACCTCCCCATGTTCCTATTCTCCATGTACATGTAGTTGCGAGGTTGGGAGAGGAGAAAACCGCTTCATCCGCGGGCCCCTGCGCAACCCCTCCTCCCGACCCATCCGTCGACCTGGCGACAGACCCCCTCGTCCGGCAATCATCAACCCAGATGACCTGAAGGATCTGGATGAGCTAGACAACGACTGTGAAGATGGCTGGGCAGGTAGGGGGGTTCCTGTTATTATCGTCATCATACAAAGACTGAAACAACATACATCAAAGGCAACATTTCTGTACATGTGCCCCAACGGAACTAGTTTGACCAAAAAAAGTTGCTCCATTGCTGTTCCAGGTATCCATGAAGAAGTCGATTACGGCGAGAAACTCAAGTTcagtgatgatgaggaggagcaTGCCGCTGGTGAAAAGAACAAGATGTGGTGAGATTACCCCCACCCCCTTTGTGTTTGTGACTAAATTTAATATTGTCGGTGCAATTTCTGTCATTTTAAGCGCAGTGACCTTGTAGCAGTGACTGATGGTGAGCTTGTCTGGGTCCATCTTTGATCCAGGGCTGAATGGGAGAACCAACGTCGTGAGCGCCAATTGTCCCTGAGCTCAGGAGAGGGGCCATACCCCCAGGAGGGCCCTGAGGAGGAGGCTTACCTTGCCTACCAGGAGCAGATGGCCCACAGGAACACCAATGGCAGGTTCCCCTCTGGAGAAGCACAGGTAAGATCATACCGGGGTTCACTATGCCTCAGACTGCTACCTTGCCTTGTCCCCCTAGCCTCTTCAATACCACTAATCTCTGACTTTTTGAGTTGAAAGCAATATGGCAGGAACCCGTTCAGTCATTTCACCTATCACTGCTCATAAAATAGAGGAGACCAGGGAAAGGGAGGCAATATAAAGTTGAGACAATGGACGAGAGAttcactttgttacgttacagccttatttaaaaATTGATGATTGATGCTAATGacattttttgtaaatgtatttaaaGTAAAAAACAAATACCGTATTGACCctatgctatgagactcgaaatagaGATCCGTTgcatactgtttccattgatcatccttgagatgtttctacaacttggagtccacctctggtcaattcaattgattgtacattattttgaaaggcacacacctgtttatataaggtgccacagttgacagtgcacgtcagagcaaaaaccaagtcatgaggttgaaggaattgtccgtagagctccgagacaggattgtgtcgaggcacagatctggggaattgtcccaaaacatttctggcgcattgaaggtccccaagaacacagtggcctccatcattctcaaattgaagaagtttggaaacaccaagactctttgtagagctggcctcccggccaaactgtgCAATCGTGGGAGAgcggccttagtcagggaggtgaccaactcTGGtagagctctggagttcctctgtggagataggagaacctttgAGAAGGACAACCCTCccttcagcactccaccaatcaggcctttagggtAGTGGCCAGAGGGtagcccctcctcagtaaaaaaggcacaggacagcccgcttggagtttgccaaaaggtacctaaatactctgaccatgagaaacaagattctggtctgatgaagccaagattgaactctttggcctgaatgccaagcgtcacgtctggaggaaacctgacaccatccttactgtgaagcatgtaggggatgttttcagctgcagggacttggagactggTCATGATTGAGGGAAAGCTGAATGGCCCAAAGTAcagagatgaaaacctgctccagagtgcccaAAGTTGCCTCAACAAAGTattgattaaagggtctgaatacttttgtaaatgcaatttataatacatttgcaaaaaattataACCTGTTTTTCTTTGCaaaaatggggtattgtgtgcagatgaacaattgaatacatttagaAGGCTTTAACGTAGCAAATTGTGGAAAGTCGAagtgtctgaatattttccaaatgcgctgtatatactgtacacctGTAGCTCAGAGAAGACTATTCTTGAGTCCATTGAGCACAGAACCTAAATCATGGAGAGTCCTTCCCATGGTAACACCTCTGTGCCGTCTACAGGCACAGCAGAAGAGCTCTGGACTGGGCATGGCCCACCAGGGTGAACCCCTGGAAGACCAGGAGGAGCGCCAGGTCCCAGCCCGGGCCAAGTTTGTTTCCCCTGAGCTCTCAGAGGCTGTGGAGAGAGCTCGCCGACgcaggcaggaggaggagagacgtgCCCGCGAGGAAAGACTGGCCGCATGCGCCGAGAAGCTCAAGAGGCTAGATGAGAAGTTTGGGAAGATGGAGAGGCAGTTGTCGAGGTCTGAGGAGGAAGCAAAGGACGGGGAGAGCAAGGAGGCAGCACTGTCCCCTGGAAAAGAGAGCAACAACCACCCAGAGAGCTGTCAGTACGGCACGAAAGGTAACGCCAATCTGCTATTTAATAAACATTTATCCAGGTTGGTCAGTTGAGAAAATACaaatttgcaattgcaacaaTAACCTACTCGGTTatatatagatggatagatagagtTCACTTATTGTTGAAATGGAGCATTTTACTGAATGGTTTACAGAGGTAGTTATGTAAAAGTAGGATTATATCCCTCTCCTGTCCCAGACGCTGAGTGTCTCTTGGAGCACTCCCCCAGACAGCAGgactacagggacaaggccaccTCGGGCTTTGCCTCCTACCGCAGCGAGGACGATGCCGGGGCCGAATCCAACTCTCCCCTCCCGCCCCGCTTccaaaagcagcagcagcaggtgaGCCGCCCGGCCGACGCAACAGCCCGTTCCCTCGTGCCCCTAATCCCCCTCCTTAATTCCTGCCAGAATTAGCGCCCAGCGGCACTAGAAAGGCCCGTCAGAGTTCACATGAGCAGGTGTTTTCCGTAGCGACTGTCCTTCTTTACTGGAAAGGGGAGGGTATTATGAAGGGTGTGCTTGTCATTTTCTATTTAGTTCAGTGGTGGATACGTAGCAATAGGATACACAACAAAACAGGAATAAAAGACCCACTCACTGCTTATAGTACAATTCCAAAAGGTCTTTAACTGTAGCTAGTCACTTTTTATTTTACTTATGTGAGGTGAATAATTGTACCAGTGTTTATACTAAATGAGTTTCTGCTCTGTGTCCCTCCCACTCTCAGGAGCAAGTGTATAAGATGCAGCACTGGCAGCAGCAGTCTGGCCACCCCGCCCCCTCCGGCTCCAGCCACCCCCAGAGGGCCTACTACCCCCCACACGTGCTGGGCTTTGACCCCCGCTGGATGATGATGCCCCCCTTCATGGACCCCCGCATGGCCCAGGGCCGCCCTCCTGTGGACTACTACCCTAACGCTGTCCATTCTTCAGGTTAGACCTGAGAAAATAGTCTTGTTGTACTAAAGCAGGGTTTTCCAACCCTCTCCTTAGCCCCCCCTAGACATTTCACATTTTCGTTTAACTGTCACATCTGATTCAATTAGTCAACTAATAGTCAAACCTTTGACTAATTGAATCGAGTGTGCCAGTTTagggttaaaacaaaaatgtgaaaagTTTGTTGAGTCCTGAGGAGAGGGTTGGGAAACCCTGTACAGGAGGGAATGGTAAGGGGATCCCTTTAAAAGAATCTTGTTCTTGTGTGACAGCATTATCGAACTTTATAGACCGATATAGATTCCTAAACAATCCTGTATCTCTTACTGTAAAAAACTATTGTTTTTGTGTAGGAATGATGAAACCGCTGATGCAGCCAGACCACCTGAACAGCCCAGGGTCCACCTCTGATGAGGGCTGCAACCCCAGCATGCATCACGAGAGGAGGGCCCCCTCCACCGAGCCCTACCCCATTTGGAACCAAGATGGCTACCCCCCTCGCAGTTTCACCCCACCCTACCAGCGACAGCACGAGAGCTCAGACAGGAGCCAGCCAGACGACCGGATTGACAGGACCTGCTCCCAGCAGGACTTGTATGAAGAGAGGGGAAACGAGTGCCTAGACAACCCCTCTCACGACCTCTTGCATCCGGCCTACCACCAGAGCAGAGGCCCCGACAGGGACCACCACTCGCAAAACCAAGGCCTGCTCTCCACAGCCCTGAGCCGGCCCCAGCAGCAAAACGCAGACGGCGGCTACCCCAAACAGGAGACCAAAGACGGGCACCTGAAGGACAGCACTGACCACCGCGACGATGTCTTCGACACAGCCAAGGAAAAGGGCTTTGACTCAGACTTCTGGAGGCGAGATGGAGACCAGAAGAAGGAAGGTGGTGTTGGTGTTCAGAACCAGTGGTTTAATCCTGGCACCACTACCTCCGCCAGCAGTGTAAGCCAGCCATCTGAGACCAGCGGTAGGACCCTGACCCGCAGGACCGGCCCCATTAAGAAGCCTGTGCTCAAGGCCCTCAAAGTGGAAGACAAGGAGAACGAGAAGCCCAAAGTGGAGCCCGGGGAGAAGGTAGTCCCTTACCGTCTGGAGAAAGAAGTGCTCACCAATGTATATGACCTGAAGAAAGACAACCAGCCCCTAGTAAGTAACAGACGCTCCGCCTCACCTGCTATCGAGAAGCAGCCAGAAGAGAAGCAACACCAACCACCAGCCCCTGCTAAAGTAGAGCAGCCATCCAGTCCCCACAGTGAGGATTTGCCCAAGGATAGCAGCTGGGACAGTGGGAAGAGCCAGTCCTCTAGAGATGACCAGGAGAACAGGGAGCCTGCCGCACCACGACGCAACAACTGGATCTTCGTCGATGAGGAGCAGGCCTTTGCCGGAGCCAGGGGAACGGGTAGAGGTCGAAGCCGTGGCGGCTTCAGGGAGTTCAGCTCCAGAGGAGACCGAGGTGGCCGGGGAGGCCGAGGTGGAGAGAACCTCAGAGGaagctacaacaacaacaataacagcaGGGACGCAATTGGAGCCCAGAGACCAGGCAGAGGCAGAGGACTGCCCAGGGACTTTGTCAAGGTGGAAGACCTGCAGAGGGGGAAGCCAAGGAGGCGCAACGTCAGTGAGACACTGAGCGAGACCTCCGAGTACGAGGAGCTGCCCAAGCGGCGGCGCCAGAAGGGCTCTGAAAACGGAGAGGGTGTCTGCTACCCAGAGCAGGGAGAGACCAGGAAGGCTGACCGAGACTCGTGGAGGTCGAACAAGGTGTACACTGAAGACCAGGCGGCTAGCGACGCCCGAGACGACAAAGCCAAGGCCAGCAGCAGGGGCTTCGGCGGCCGCTCTCTGCCTCCCAGACTCGACACTGGCAGGGGCTACAACACCGGCCGGGGGTTCAACAACGGCTCCAGAGACACCTCCACCTGGAGGGGCCGGGGGACACAGTTCGGCAGCAGCGGTGGGCCCATGCAGGAGAACGGCTATGGCCCGGGCACCGAAACCTTCCCCAGAAGAACACCACCTGCAGAGCGCGATCTCCTCAAATACACCCCCAAGTTTACCGGCTCTACCGGTTCCTTCATGGAGAATGGCACAGAGGACCGTGGCTTGGAGGGAGAGTACTACATAGACAACGACAACCCTGGACAACAGCAGTTGAGAAGACGGCGGCCGCCGCGCCAGGACAAGCCCCCGCGCTTCCGCCGACTACGCCAAGAGAGGGAGCCCGGCAGCGGCCAGTGGACCAGTGACGAGTATATCAACGGATCGGACGGATTCGCCAACCCCTGGCCGGGCCGCTccaaggagggaggtagagaagacGGCTGGCCCAGTGGCCACTACGCCGGAGGGGGAGGGAGGTCCGGTGGTCAGCATGGCCAGGCTGATGACTGGGAGACTGGCTCGGAGAACAGCGACTTCAACGACTGGAGGGAGAAGCGAGGTGGAGGGCAGCAGCAGCAAGCCCACGGTGGAGATGTGCACTCAGACTCTGGCCACGGGGAGCTTGGCTCTGTGGAGAAGAGGGAGCTGGCCAAGAGAAGCTTCTCCAGCCAGCGCCCCCTGGTGGACCGGCAGAACAGGAAGGGAGAGCCGGCCCTACTGGAAGGGAACAAGATGACACGTTCCTCAGAGAACCCCAGCGCACTGCCCTCTTGCAACAGGAACGACGGCTGGCAGAACGGAGGGGCCTCCAACCATAGGAGGTGAGTACTGTGCTAACTTTGGCTTACGCTAACTTGGTGCGAGAATGTTCAACAaaactgtggatatatatatacactgctcaaaaaaataaagggaacacttaaacaacacaatgtaactccaagtcaatcacacttctgtgaaatcaaactgtccacttaggaagcaacactgattgacaataaatttcacatgctgttgtgcaaatggaatagacaacagatggaaattataggcaattagcaagacacccccaataaaggagtggttctgcaaggggtgaccacagaccacctcagttcctatgcttcctggctgatgttttggtcacttttgaatgctgacggtgctttcactctagtggtagcatgagacggagtctacaacccacacaggtggctcaggtagtgcagctcatccaggatggcacatcaatgcgagctgtggcaagaaggtttgctgtgtctgtcagcgtagtgtccagagcatggaggcgctaccaggagacaggccagtacatcaggagacgtggaggaggccgtaggagggcaacaacccagcagcaggaccgctacctccgcctttgtgcaaggaggagcaggaggaacactgccagacctccagcaggccacaaatgtgcatgtgtctgctcaaacggtcagaaacagactccatgagggtggtatgagggcccgacgtccacaggtgggggttgtgcttacagcctaacaccgtgcaggacgtttggcatttgccagagaacaccaatattggcaaattcgcc encodes the following:
- the LOC110509829 gene encoding protein PRRC2B isoform X2 — translated: MSDRLGQITKSKDGKSKYSSLSLFDKYKGKSIETHKTAAVPRHGLQSLGKVAAARRMPPPAHLPSLKSENKGNDPNVIIVPKDGTGWANKQEQPDQKSSIASTQQLLELQPQLALQKSVSNLQKTTPVASQESTNTSGPKQWAHLNGKAVELDGLRASNRLQPFSHEEFPTLKAAGEQDKAGKERSTFDPSYGPGPSLRPQNVTSWREGGGRNLVPSSLPAGLPSETEGKASGVAETGSSPPPLPPSASSILSAPMVSPTTATIVSTPPALEPKEISLRPAQPLRRPAPPAMSHHHPTTTTYHDMLPAFMCPKETCDAPGTAEHTGPVTVVAPVRFDNRPTFRQPYPNNNQEPVNCEVGRGENRFIRGPLRNPSSRPIRRPGDRPPRPAIINPDDLKDLDELDNDCEDGWAGIHEEVDYGEKLKFSDDEEEHAAGEKNKMWAEWENQRRERQLSLSSGEGPYPQEGPEEEAYLAYQEQMAHRNTNGRFPSGEAQAQQKSSGLGMAHQGEPLEDQEERQVPARAKFVSPELSEAVERARRRRQEEERRAREERLAACAEKLKRLDEKFGKMERQLSRSEEEAKDGESKEAALSPGKESNNHPESCQYGTKDAECLLEHSPRQQDYRDKATSGFASYRSEDDAGAESNSPLPPRFQKQQQQEQVYKMQHWQQQSGHPAPSGSSHPQRAYYPPHVLGFDPRWMMMPPFMDPRMAQGRPPVDYYPNAVHSSGMMKPLMQPDHLNSPGSTSDEGCNPSMHHERRAPSTEPYPIWNQDGYPPRSFTPPYQRQHESSDRSQPDDRIDRTCSQQDLYEERGNECLDNPSHDLLHPAYHQSRGPDRDHHSQNQGLLSTALSRPQQQNADGGYPKQETKDGHLKDSTDHRDDVFDTAKEKGFDSDFWRRDGDQKKEGGVGVQNQWFNPGTTTSASSVSQPSETSGRTLTRRTGPIKKPVLKALKVEDKENEKPKVEPGEKVVPYRLEKEVLTNVYDLKKDNQPLVSNRRSASPAIEKQPEEKQHQPPAPAKVEQPSSPHSEDLPKDSSWDSGKSQSSRDDQENREPAAPRRNNWIFVDEEQAFAGARGTGRGRSRGGFREFSSRGDRGGRGGRGGENLRGSYNNNNNSRDAIGAQRPGRGRGLPRDFVKVEDLQRGKPRRRNVSETLSETSEYEELPKRRRQKGSENGEGVCYPEQGETRKADRDSWRSNKVYTEDQAASDARDDKAKASSRGFGGRSLPPRLDTGRGYNTGRGFNNGSRDTSTWRGRGTQFGSSGGPMQENGYGPGTETFPRRTPPAERDLLKYTPKFTGSTGSFMENGTEDRGLEGEYYIDNDNPGQQQLRRRRPPRQDKPPRFRRLRQEREPGSGQWTSDEYINGSDGFANPWPGRSKEGGREDGWPSGHYAGGGGRSGGQHGQADDWETGSENSDFNDWREKRGGGQQQQAHGGDVHSDSGHGELGSVEKRELAKRSFSSQRPLVDRQNRKGEPALLEGNKMTRSSENPSALPSCNRNDGWQNGGASNHRRNKEDSGLVYCVEQSEEGHKPNEPSGKKLDKELRTRSVKGDLAEPLSQYDLNSYHMCCNGIRVCLPVEGDAGCSSPDGFQDLSKKQQRRLPQEDDRRRKEHGAPVPVKNRPITSKMPPRFAKKQGGMTMDPPEEGLSANNLGTEIWETNSSALSVQSSGGDSWTKQVSYTGSEPNSEDSDAGPEQSKEQHKPGPIGNERSLKHRKGSEGLEGRSITPVNGVNLHADTVLPVPPIEFGVSAKDSDFSLPPRSTPAPVSNPVTKLQVTLASNPALTQAIPMLCRDHLQPGINLNPISFPSADLTLKMESARKAWENSQSLPEQGSPGGVATGAQPPCTVGSSSGVSYSSFGGVPMPVASVAPSMSMQGNHIPPLYLDGHVFPSQPRLVPPTMTQQQSYQQAAAQQIPISLHTSLQAQAQLGLRGGLPVSQSQEMFNSIPSFRSQVYMHPNLSQPSPMVLSGGGPLKGPYSAFPGMQPSDMVKPQSGSHYQPMNGSQAMVYDGQMNQGPGMGSSQLMDSQLIQVTMPLPGSQLRYGSAQQHLILPQSIQLQQGQNLSVGAARRMLPPGSQPPVMTGSRENFPISTGPYTTYKTSQMEMKGFQFSDKPNHSQGMPGGYNRPGSASPSGKPSGPVPGHYTQQKTTSMQAVQQRGWACSGPGLTCSCCYRDPATGWFEAPLCPLHGKVPPQGSMVMHMRPPTTGPFPTPIQRPVMQVNKTVIIRSPPYPNPGREPPHSTPPLAPEPSVKGPEDGMKPCGIGASWWVRGRHCRGA
- the LOC110509829 gene encoding protein PRRC2B isoform X3; the encoded protein is MSDRLGQITKSKDGKSKYSSLSLFDKYKGKSIETHKTAVPRHGLQSLGKVAAARRMPPPAHLPSLKSENKGNDPNVIIVPKDGTGWANKQEQPDQKSSIASTQQLLELQPQLALQKSVSNLQKTTPVASQESTNTSGPKQWAHLNGKAVELDAGLRASNRLQPFSHEEFPTLKAAGEQDKAGKERSTFDPSYGPGPSLRPQNVTSWREGGGRNLVPSSLPAGLPSETEGKASGVAETGSSPPPLPPSASSILSAPMVSPTTATIVSTPPALEPKEISLRPAQPLRRPAPPAMSHHHPTTTTYHDMLPAFMCPKETCDAPGTAEHTGPVTVVAPVRFDNRPTFRQPYPNNNQEPVNCEVGRGENRFIRGPLRNPSSRPIRRPGDRPPRPAIINPDDLKDLDELDNDCEDGWAGIHEEVDYGEKLKFSDDEEEHAAGEKNKMWAEWENQRRERQLSLSSGEGPYPQEGPEEEAYLAYQEQMAHRNTNGRFPSGEAQAQQKSSGLGMAHQGEPLEDQEERQVPARAKFVSPELSEAVERARRRRQEEERRAREERLAACAEKLKRLDEKFGKMERQLSRSEEEAKDGESKEAALSPGKESNNHPESCQYGTKDAECLLEHSPRQQDYRDKATSGFASYRSEDDAGAESNSPLPPRFQKQQQQEQVYKMQHWQQQSGHPAPSGSSHPQRAYYPPHVLGFDPRWMMMPPFMDPRMAQGRPPVDYYPNAVHSSGMMKPLMQPDHLNSPGSTSDEGCNPSMHHERRAPSTEPYPIWNQDGYPPRSFTPPYQRQHESSDRSQPDDRIDRTCSQQDLYEERGNECLDNPSHDLLHPAYHQSRGPDRDHHSQNQGLLSTALSRPQQQNADGGYPKQETKDGHLKDSTDHRDDVFDTAKEKGFDSDFWRRDGDQKKEGGVGVQNQWFNPGTTTSASSVSQPSETSGRTLTRRTGPIKKPVLKALKVEDKENEKPKVEPGEKVVPYRLEKEVLTNVYDLKKDNQPLVSNRRSASPAIEKQPEEKQHQPPAPAKVEQPSSPHSEDLPKDSSWDSGKSQSSRDDQENREPAAPRRNNWIFVDEEQAFAGARGTGRGRSRGGFREFSSRGDRGGRGGRGGENLRGSYNNNNNSRDAIGAQRPGRGRGLPRDFVKVEDLQRGKPRRRNVSETLSETSEYEELPKRRRQKGSENGEGVCYPEQGETRKADRDSWRSNKVYTEDQAASDARDDKAKASSRGFGGRSLPPRLDTGRGYNTGRGFNNGSRDTSTWRGRGTQFGSSGGPMQENGYGPGTETFPRRTPPAERDLLKYTPKFTGSTGSFMENGTEDRGLEGEYYIDNDNPGQQQLRRRRPPRQDKPPRFRRLRQEREPGSGQWTSDEYINGSDGFANPWPGRSKEGGREDGWPSGHYAGGGGRSGGQHGQADDWETGSENSDFNDWREKRGGGQQQQAHGGDVHSDSGHGELGSVEKRELAKRSFSSQRPLVDRQNRKGEPALLEGNKMTRSSENPSALPSCNRNDGWQNGGASNHRRNKEDSGLVYCVEQSEEGHKPNEPSGKKLDKELRTRSVKGDLAEPLSQYDLNSYHMCCNGIRVCLPVEGDAGCSSPDGFQDLSKKQQRRLPQEDDRRRKEHGAPVPVKNRPITSKMPPRFAKKQGGMTMDPPEEGLSANNLGTEIWETNSSALSVQSSGGDSWTKQVSYTGSEPNSEDSDAGPEQSKEQHKPGPIGNERSLKHRKGSEGLEGRSITPVNGVNLHADTVLPVPPIEFGVSAKDSDFSLPPRSTPAPVSNPVTKLQVTLASNPALTQAIPMLCRDHLQPGINLNPISFPSADLTLKMESARKAWENSQSLPEQGSPGGVATGAQPPCTVGSSSGVSYSSFGGVPMPVASVAPSMSMQGNHIPPLYLDGHVFPSQPRLVPPTMTQQQSYQQAAAQQIPISLHTSLQAQAQLGLRGGLPVSQSQEMFNSIPSFRSQVYMHPNLSQPSPMVLSGGGPLKGPYSAFPGMQPSDMVKPQSGSHYQPMNGSQAMVYDGQMNQGPGMGSSQLMDSQLIQVTMPLPGSQLRYGSAQQHLILPQSIQLQQGQNLSVGAARRMLPPGSQPPVMTGSRENFPISTGPYTTYKTSQMEMKGFQFSDKPNHSQGMPGGYNRPGSASPSGKPSGPVPGHYTQQKTTSMQAVQQRGWACSGPGLTCSCCYRDPATGWFEAPLCPLHGKVPPQGSMVMHMRPPTTGPFPTPIQRPVMQVNKTVIIRSPPYPNPGREPPHSTPPLAPEPSVKGPEDGMKPCGIGASWWVRGRHCRGA